One genomic segment of Bradyrhizobium prioriisuperbiae includes these proteins:
- a CDS encoding AraC family transcriptional regulator has translation MNDSAKGRLERSWGPGADWIRSAPPAEGLERFEAFFAGAAFGPHRHDTYAIGITLHGVQSFRYRGAAQHSMPGQVLVLHPDEVHDGRAGSDAGFRYRMLYIEPSAIHEALNETRSPLPFVRDAVSTDRRIAAAILPALDDLDLPLEELQRDQIVAALADALASADPSIARRRVSARHWRAVNVARAVLDDHAGAMVTSADLEAATGLSRYELARHFRACLGTSPYRYLVLRRLDRARSLIRQGKSLADTAVTCGFADQSHMTRHFTKAYGLSPGRWAAMTAQDAAA, from the coding sequence ATGAACGACAGCGCAAAGGGGCGTCTTGAACGATCGTGGGGTCCTGGCGCCGACTGGATCCGGAGCGCACCCCCGGCGGAGGGCCTGGAGCGCTTCGAGGCTTTCTTTGCTGGAGCCGCGTTCGGTCCGCATCGCCATGACACCTATGCGATAGGTATTACGCTCCACGGCGTGCAGTCGTTCCGCTACCGCGGCGCGGCACAACACAGCATGCCCGGCCAGGTGCTGGTGCTGCACCCGGATGAGGTCCATGACGGCCGCGCCGGCAGCGACGCCGGCTTTCGTTACCGAATGCTCTATATCGAGCCCAGCGCCATCCACGAGGCGCTCAACGAGACGCGCAGTCCCCTGCCCTTTGTGCGCGACGCCGTCTCGACCGACCGGCGCATCGCAGCCGCAATCCTGCCTGCGCTCGATGATCTTGATCTGCCGCTGGAGGAGTTGCAGCGCGACCAGATCGTCGCCGCATTGGCGGACGCGCTCGCCTCGGCCGATCCGTCGATCGCGCGGCGCAGAGTCTCGGCGCGGCACTGGCGGGCAGTCAACGTGGCGCGCGCGGTGCTGGATGATCATGCGGGGGCAATGGTGACATCGGCCGACCTGGAAGCGGCCACCGGGCTGTCGCGGTACGAACTGGCGCGGCATTTCCGCGCCTGCCTCGGCACCAGCCCGTACCGTTATCTGGTCTTGCGCCGCCTCGACCGGGCGCGTTCGCTGATCCGCCAGGGTAAATCACTTGCCGATACGGCCGTCACCTGCGGCTTCGCCGACCAAAGCCACATGACTCGCCATTTCACCAAAGCCTACGGCCTGTCGCCGGGACGATGGGCGGCGATGACGGCGCAAGATGCCGCGGCCTGA
- a CDS encoding MFS transporter: protein MTDDPHKTAKTWVLALTSIASFMVALDALTLTTALTTIRADLQTSIDTLEWTFNAYNITFAVLLLTGAALGDRFGRRRIFAAGLGLFVAASVGCALARDIGALIAARAIQGMGAALVMPLAMALLSATFTREERARVLGLFSGITGLALIVGPVVGGAIAGGLAWQWIFWINLPIGCVVILLLLRHCPESFGPPAALDMPGLALVTGATLAIVWALVRGNHVGWASTEVATALIVGLIAAATFVGWELRTPAPMVPMRLFRNIGFSSAIGASFLFYASMYSVVFFLPQFLQTAQSYGPLDAGLRLLPWTATLFVFAPIGGRLVNRLGERLLVAGGTLLQAIGFAWIALIATPGLAFVHLLAPLILAGAGISLAMPAAQNAVLGAVALTEIGKASGIFNMSRFLGGAFGVALLVAVFATRGSIASPQAFNSGFAVAIGVSAALSFAAAIVALALPSRRALAIVPAKASA from the coding sequence ATGACCGACGACCCACACAAGACCGCCAAAACCTGGGTGCTGGCGCTGACCTCCATCGCCTCCTTCATGGTCGCGCTGGACGCACTTACTCTGACAACGGCACTGACCACCATCCGCGCCGATCTGCAGACTTCGATCGACACGCTGGAATGGACGTTCAATGCCTACAATATCACCTTCGCGGTCTTGCTGCTGACCGGCGCCGCGCTCGGCGACCGGTTCGGCCGCCGGCGCATTTTCGCCGCCGGTCTCGGCCTGTTCGTGGCCGCATCGGTTGGCTGCGCGCTGGCGCGCGACATCGGCGCATTGATCGCGGCACGGGCCATCCAGGGCATGGGTGCGGCGCTGGTGATGCCGCTGGCAATGGCGCTGCTGAGCGCCACGTTTACGCGCGAGGAGCGTGCCCGTGTGCTGGGCCTGTTCAGCGGCATCACCGGGCTTGCCTTGATCGTGGGTCCGGTGGTCGGCGGTGCGATCGCCGGCGGTCTCGCCTGGCAGTGGATCTTCTGGATCAACCTGCCGATCGGCTGTGTCGTCATCCTGCTGCTGTTGCGCCACTGCCCGGAAAGCTTCGGTCCTCCGGCCGCACTCGACATGCCAGGGCTGGCACTGGTGACAGGCGCGACACTCGCGATCGTGTGGGCGCTGGTGCGCGGCAATCATGTCGGTTGGGCCAGTACGGAAGTGGCCACCGCGCTGATCGTGGGACTGATCGCAGCCGCCACCTTCGTCGGTTGGGAGTTGAGGACACCGGCGCCCATGGTGCCGATGCGGCTGTTTCGCAACATCGGCTTCTCATCCGCGATCGGAGCGAGTTTCCTGTTCTATGCATCGATGTACAGCGTGGTGTTTTTCCTGCCGCAGTTCCTGCAGACCGCGCAGTCGTACGGCCCGCTCGACGCCGGATTGCGGCTGTTGCCCTGGACCGCGACACTGTTCGTATTCGCGCCGATCGGCGGCCGGCTTGTCAATCGGCTTGGCGAGCGCCTGCTGGTGGCGGGCGGTACGCTGCTGCAGGCGATCGGCTTTGCCTGGATCGCGCTGATCGCCACCCCCGGTCTCGCTTTCGTCCATCTGCTGGCGCCACTCATTCTCGCGGGAGCCGGCATTTCGCTGGCGATGCCCGCGGCCCAGAATGCCGTTCTGGGCGCGGTGGCGCTCACGGAGATCGGCAAGGCTTCGGGCATCTTCAACATGTCGCGCTTTCTCGGCGGCGCGTTCGGCGTGGCGCTGCTGGTGGCCGTGTTCGCGACACGCGGCAGCATCGCCTCGCCGCAGGCGTTCAACAGCGGATTCGCGGTCGCGATCGGGGTATCAGCGGCACTGTCGTTCGCCGCAGCCATCGTCGCGCTGGCGTTGCCGAGCCGGCGGGCGCTCGCCATCGTACCTGCGAAAGCAAGCGCGTGA
- a CDS encoding EscU/YscU/HrcU family type III secretion system export apparatus switch protein has product MSVKPVSSLAVALHYDKQGAPRVVAKGKGSLGDKIIEVAKANNIPIQENEALAGALSNVELGDEIPAELYKAVAEVLIFVLRLSGRVR; this is encoded by the coding sequence ATGAGCGTGAAACCGGTCAGTTCGCTTGCGGTCGCGCTGCATTATGACAAGCAGGGCGCGCCGCGCGTTGTCGCCAAGGGCAAGGGCTCGCTCGGTGACAAGATCATCGAGGTCGCCAAGGCCAACAACATCCCGATCCAGGAAAACGAGGCGCTGGCCGGTGCATTGTCCAATGTGGAGCTTGGCGACGAAATTCCCGCCGAACTCTACAAGGCCGTGGCCGAAGTGCTGATTTTCGTGCTGCGGCTGTCGGGCCGCGTGAGGTGA
- a CDS encoding ABC transporter substrate-binding protein — translation MDKRDNGSLIHRRALLQGAAAAAFAAPIGVFGAQAFPGRSAPANIDFSEFPICKTASDAPALTGAPRKLKLSWNAGAVCLAPLPVAIDNGFFQKHNLDVELVNYSGSTDQLLEAIATGKSDAGLGMALRWLKPLEQGFDVKIAAGTHGGCMRVLTRTNSGVDKLADLKGKVVGVGDLAGPDKNFFSIQLAKQGIDPNKDVDWRPFPGNLLQLAVDKGEVQAFLASDPLAYLWLKNTAYKEVASNLDGDYKDKTCCIVGLRGSLIREEPQTARAITQALLDAAMFTSQNPEKAAKSFQPYAPKNASLADLECMVRYHTHHHHPVGEVLKRELKAYADDLKSVSVFKASTDTAKFAEKIYVDVFGV, via the coding sequence ATGGACAAGCGGGACAACGGCAGCCTCATTCATCGGCGGGCGCTGCTGCAGGGAGCCGCAGCCGCGGCCTTCGCTGCACCAATCGGTGTATTTGGCGCGCAGGCCTTCCCCGGAAGGTCGGCTCCGGCAAACATCGATTTCTCGGAATTTCCCATTTGCAAGACGGCGTCCGATGCGCCGGCGCTGACGGGCGCGCCGCGCAAGCTGAAGCTGTCATGGAACGCGGGCGCCGTCTGTCTCGCGCCGCTGCCGGTCGCCATCGACAACGGCTTTTTCCAGAAACACAATCTCGATGTCGAACTCGTCAATTACAGCGGCTCGACCGACCAGTTGCTGGAGGCGATCGCCACCGGAAAATCCGATGCCGGTCTCGGCATGGCGTTGCGCTGGCTGAAGCCGCTGGAGCAGGGATTTGATGTCAAGATCGCGGCCGGCACCCATGGCGGTTGCATGCGGGTGCTGACGCGCACCAATTCCGGTGTCGACAAGCTCGCCGACCTCAAGGGCAAGGTGGTCGGCGTCGGCGATCTCGCCGGGCCTGACAAGAATTTTTTCTCGATCCAGCTCGCCAAGCAGGGGATCGATCCCAATAAGGATGTCGATTGGCGTCCGTTTCCCGGAAATCTGCTGCAGCTAGCGGTCGACAAGGGCGAGGTGCAGGCGTTCCTCGCCTCCGATCCCCTCGCTTATCTGTGGCTGAAGAACACCGCCTATAAGGAAGTCGCCTCCAATCTGGACGGCGACTACAAGGACAAGACCTGCTGCATCGTCGGCCTGCGCGGCAGCCTGATCCGCGAAGAGCCGCAGACGGCGCGTGCCATCACCCAGGCACTGCTGGATGCTGCGATGTTCACCTCGCAGAATCCGGAAAAGGCGGCGAAATCCTTCCAGCCTTACGCGCCCAAGAACGCCAGCCTCGCCGATCTCGAATGCATGGTGCGTTATCACACCCATCACCATCATCCGGTCGGGGAAGTGCTGAAGCGGGAACTGAAGGCCTATGCGGACGATTTGAAGAGCGTGTCCGTGTTCAAGGCTTCGACCGACACGGCGAAATTCGCGGAGAAGATCTATGTCGACGTTTTCGGCGTCTGA
- a CDS encoding ATP12 family chaperone protein has protein sequence MRELFDEVAGKSPLDPNESARQSSRGPRRKRFYSSVDVAETADGYVVTLDGRTLKTPGKRLLAVPVRDIAAAISAEWAAQTDIIDPRSMPLARLANSVIDGVTDRTQDVADDIAKYFGSDELFYRADHPEALVARQAQHWDPVLFWAAETLGAHFILAQGILHVQQPEEAIAAARAAMPADAWRLGALHIVTTLTGSALLALALLHRRLDADAVWTAAHVDEDWNIETWGADDEVMSKRAARRVDFDAAAKVLVAHA, from the coding sequence ATGCGAGAGTTGTTCGATGAGGTCGCGGGGAAATCACCGCTCGATCCCAACGAGTCGGCGCGTCAATCGTCGCGCGGGCCGCGGCGCAAACGGTTCTACAGCAGTGTCGATGTTGCTGAGACCGCGGACGGTTATGTCGTCACGCTGGATGGCCGCACTCTCAAGACGCCGGGCAAGCGGCTGCTGGCGGTGCCGGTTCGCGACATCGCGGCGGCAATCTCCGCCGAATGGGCGGCGCAGACAGACATTATCGATCCCAGGTCGATGCCGCTGGCGCGCCTCGCCAATAGCGTGATCGATGGCGTCACCGACCGTACGCAGGACGTGGCCGACGACATCGCCAAATATTTCGGCTCCGATGAGCTGTTCTATCGGGCCGACCACCCCGAAGCGCTGGTGGCGCGGCAGGCGCAGCATTGGGATCCGGTGCTGTTCTGGGCGGCGGAGACGCTGGGCGCGCATTTCATCCTCGCCCAGGGCATCCTGCATGTGCAGCAGCCGGAGGAGGCCATCGCCGCCGCCCGTGCCGCCATGCCCGCTGACGCCTGGCGTCTCGGCGCATTGCACATCGTGACCACGCTGACCGGCTCGGCGCTGCTGGCGCTGGCGCTGCTGCATCGCAGGCTGGATGCGGATGCAGTGTGGACCGCGGCCCATGTCGACGAGGACTGGAATATCGAGACCTGGGGCGCCGACGACGAGGTGATGAGCAAGCGTGCCGCGCGTCGCGTCGATTTTGATGCGGCGGCCAAGGTGCTGGTCGCACACGCCTGA
- a CDS encoding ABC transporter permease, with translation MSTFSASDAGPYSAPRTGRDGVVVSRLQAALRLIWPAAISFAAGAAWFAFGFSCLWRDDLGDWSRTHELAITAFVIAAGLAVVAAGGKWLGRVGAVVQQRAPWFLVLGIALTIWEIATAKLAWLPLPFFPPPQAIIEVYTDDLPKLLDSVWASVKLQLGGYVIGATVGFLTGVSIGWSRSIGYWVHPVLRFIGPLPATAWLPIAFFTFPSSWSASTFLIALATGFPVTVLTWSGVASVSNAYYDVARTLGAKPSFLVLKVAIPAALPHVFVGLFMGLGSSFAVLVVAEMIGVKAGLGWYLQWAQGWAAYANMYAALIVMSLLCSGAITLLFRVRDRALVWQKGVVKW, from the coding sequence ATGTCGACGTTTTCGGCGTCTGACGCCGGTCCGTATAGCGCCCCGCGGACTGGCCGCGACGGCGTCGTCGTTTCGCGGCTTCAGGCGGCCTTGCGGCTGATATGGCCGGCCGCCATCAGCTTCGCAGCCGGGGCGGCATGGTTTGCTTTTGGATTTTCCTGCCTCTGGCGGGACGATCTCGGCGACTGGTCCCGGACCCATGAACTGGCCATCACGGCGTTCGTGATCGCCGCGGGGCTTGCGGTCGTGGCTGCTGGGGGCAAATGGCTGGGGCGGGTCGGTGCGGTCGTGCAGCAGCGCGCACCTTGGTTTCTGGTTTTGGGTATCGCCCTGACGATATGGGAGATCGCGACGGCAAAACTGGCCTGGCTGCCGCTGCCGTTCTTCCCGCCGCCGCAGGCGATTATCGAGGTGTATACCGACGATCTGCCCAAGCTGCTGGACAGCGTCTGGGCGTCGGTCAAATTGCAGCTCGGCGGCTATGTCATCGGCGCCACCGTCGGTTTCCTCACCGGTGTCTCGATCGGCTGGTCGCGCAGCATCGGCTATTGGGTGCATCCGGTGTTACGCTTCATCGGTCCGCTGCCGGCGACCGCATGGCTGCCGATTGCATTCTTCACGTTTCCGTCGAGCTGGAGCGCCAGCACCTTCCTGATCGCGCTCGCGACTGGTTTTCCGGTCACGGTGCTGACCTGGTCGGGCGTGGCGAGTGTCAGCAACGCCTATTACGACGTGGCGCGCACGCTGGGGGCCAAGCCATCGTTCCTGGTGCTCAAGGTGGCGATCCCGGCAGCGCTGCCGCACGTGTTCGTTGGCCTTTTCATGGGACTGGGATCGTCGTTCGCCGTGCTGGTGGTGGCTGAGATGATCGGCGTTAAAGCGGGGCTCGGCTGGTATCTGCAGTGGGCCCAGGGCTGGGCCGCCTATGCCAACATGTATGCCGCGCTGATTGTGATGTCGCTGTTGTGCTCCGGCGCGATCACGCTGTTGTTCAGGGTGCGCGATCGGGCGCTGGTTTGGCAGAAGGGTGTTGTGAAATGGTAG
- a CDS encoding flagellar hook-length control protein FliK has protein sequence MPISINPVFPVIAAQEAAPDLVLQPGSVIDARVLKVLEAGLVRIAIASLAIDVLSEVDVQPGAMLKLAVSQTPDGIRLAIISPEDGSGATRPAAVMSAATDLSAIAIPRPVGTPTPTLTPVEALAVTAAAQAAAVKQTGLSPLFANAAAVASSDALPEPLQAAAQQLLAARPALTTSLTGDDIKSAFQNSGLFLETSLASGSPLTQGGMPDLKAALVVFRQTLSTWLDQAAPATAPSPAQASATTAGNAPRETAGQPAAIASLVPDIDVEEVYLPKALLPVAEEFFASDARGQMFTAGAPPTSPGARAAAVTATLNILQDADGAVPAGMIETIRRMVDGKLIIEPVITSARGAPMADEGFARTDMPPPPFRGAAPAPQQVASPSIASDATPVEAVRRLIDDADGAIARQTLLQIASLPDRTDVPGVRIDPSVPRWNFEIPFSTPQGTAVAQFEISRDGGGKSASSAHRVWRARFSLDVEPAGPVHAIVTLTGETTSVRMWAERPATAMQLRDNAVQLTQALRQAELEPGDIVIGEGTPPQPAVVAPAGHFLDRAT, from the coding sequence ATGCCGATATCGATCAATCCCGTCTTTCCGGTCATCGCCGCTCAGGAGGCCGCGCCAGATCTGGTACTGCAGCCGGGTTCGGTGATCGATGCGCGAGTGCTGAAGGTGCTCGAGGCGGGTCTGGTGCGGATCGCGATCGCGAGCCTGGCCATCGATGTGCTGTCGGAAGTGGACGTCCAGCCGGGCGCGATGCTCAAACTTGCGGTGTCGCAGACGCCGGATGGCATTCGCCTCGCCATCATCTCGCCGGAAGACGGCAGCGGTGCCACGCGCCCGGCCGCGGTGATGTCGGCCGCCACCGATCTCTCCGCTATCGCAATTCCGCGCCCTGTGGGCACCCCGACGCCGACGCTGACCCCGGTTGAGGCGCTGGCGGTGACGGCGGCAGCGCAAGCCGCAGCCGTGAAACAGACGGGGTTGTCGCCGCTGTTCGCCAATGCCGCGGCAGTCGCGTCCTCCGATGCACTGCCGGAGCCGCTGCAGGCGGCAGCCCAGCAATTGCTGGCCGCACGCCCGGCACTGACCACCAGCCTCACGGGCGACGACATCAAATCGGCGTTTCAGAACTCGGGATTGTTTTTGGAAACCTCACTGGCGTCCGGATCTCCGTTGACGCAGGGCGGCATGCCGGATCTGAAGGCGGCGCTGGTGGTGTTTCGCCAGACCCTGTCGACCTGGCTCGACCAGGCCGCGCCCGCGACGGCGCCGTCGCCGGCCCAAGCCAGCGCTACGACCGCAGGCAATGCGCCGCGCGAAACCGCGGGACAGCCTGCTGCCATCGCCTCGCTGGTGCCCGATATCGATGTCGAGGAAGTGTATCTGCCGAAAGCCCTGCTGCCGGTGGCGGAGGAGTTTTTCGCCTCTGACGCCCGCGGCCAGATGTTCACCGCTGGAGCTCCGCCCACAAGCCCCGGCGCGCGGGCCGCGGCTGTTACGGCCACTTTGAACATCCTGCAGGACGCTGATGGTGCGGTGCCCGCAGGCATGATCGAGACCATCCGGCGGATGGTGGACGGCAAACTCATCATCGAACCTGTGATCACCTCGGCGCGTGGCGCTCCGATGGCTGACGAGGGGTTCGCGCGCACCGACATGCCGCCACCACCGTTCCGCGGCGCGGCGCCTGCGCCGCAGCAGGTGGCATCGCCATCGATTGCCTCCGATGCCACGCCGGTCGAGGCCGTGCGCCGCCTGATCGATGATGCCGATGGCGCGATCGCCCGCCAGACCCTGCTGCAGATCGCGTCGCTGCCCGATCGCACCGACGTGCCCGGCGTGAGGATCGATCCCAGCGTGCCGCGCTGGAATTTCGAGATTCCATTCAGCACGCCACAGGGAACGGCGGTGGCGCAGTTCGAGATTTCGCGTGATGGCGGCGGCAAGTCCGCGTCGTCGGCGCATCGGGTCTGGCGCGCGCGCTTTTCCCTCGATGTCGAGCCCGCCGGTCCCGTGCATGCCATCGTCACGCTGACCGGGGAGACCACGTCGGTGCGGATGTGGGCGGAACGTCCCGCCACCGCGATGCAGTTGCGCGACAATGCCGTCCAGCTCACCCAGGCCTTGCGCCAGGCCGAGCTCGAGCCCGGCGATATCGTGATCGGCGAAGGCACCCCGCCGCAGCCGGCCGTGGTGGCGCCCGCCGGGCATTTCCTGGATCGTGCCACATGA
- the blaOXA gene encoding class D beta-lactamase — translation MINRRHALALSLGLLAAASRRASATVAPMKNVIQDSLAKHFSDNGTQGTFVAYKVDDYTVIASDAERSGEAMLPASTFKIPNSVIALETGVVGDPDKDVFKWDGVVRFIPEWNKDHTLRSAIAASAVPVYQEIARRIGEERMQKYLAAFDYGNHDIGGGIDRFWLTGDLRIDPVQQVDFIDRLRRNALPVSKRAQQLTRDILPITKVGNATIRSKTGLIGVDDKTEGGGARSSVGWLVGWVEKDDKETVFALNLDIREEHHRAARMKLAEQCLTDIGAL, via the coding sequence TTGATCAATCGTCGTCATGCCCTTGCGTTGTCTTTGGGACTGCTTGCTGCCGCGAGCAGACGTGCGTCCGCGACCGTGGCGCCGATGAAGAACGTCATCCAGGACAGCCTGGCCAAGCACTTCAGTGACAACGGCACCCAGGGCACTTTCGTCGCCTACAAGGTCGACGACTACACCGTGATCGCGAGCGATGCGGAGCGCTCCGGCGAGGCGATGCTGCCGGCTTCGACTTTCAAGATTCCGAATTCGGTGATTGCGCTGGAGACCGGCGTGGTCGGCGATCCCGACAAGGACGTGTTCAAATGGGATGGCGTCGTCAGATTCATTCCCGAATGGAACAAGGATCACACCTTGCGCTCCGCCATCGCCGCATCCGCCGTGCCGGTCTATCAGGAGATCGCGCGTCGGATCGGCGAGGAGCGGATGCAGAAGTATCTCGCCGCGTTCGATTACGGCAACCATGACATCGGCGGCGGCATCGATCGCTTCTGGCTTACCGGCGACCTGCGCATCGATCCGGTGCAGCAGGTCGATTTCATCGACCGGCTGCGGCGCAATGCCTTGCCGGTGTCCAAGCGGGCGCAGCAACTGACGCGGGACATTCTGCCTATCACCAAGGTGGGCAATGCCACCATCCGCTCCAAGACCGGACTGATCGGCGTCGACGACAAGACGGAAGGTGGTGGCGCCCGTTCCAGCGTCGGCTGGCTGGTGGGCTGGGTGGAAAAGGACGACAAGGAAACCGTGTTCGCCCTCAACCTCGACATCCGCGAAGAGCACCACCGCGCCGCCCGCATGAAACTCGCCGAACAGTGCCTGACGGATATCGGCGCGCTTTAA
- a CDS encoding LysE family translocator: MDGWLGFVLAALALVGSPGPATLSLAATGAAFGARRGLGYMAGIIGGMMAVMGIVATGVMGVVLALPGATPVVATLAAGYFVYLAYRIATAPPLTGRPDTDRQPSFTAGVLLSLINPKGYAAMAALFSGFVLVHERLALDAAMKVGVLSLLIAAVNVAWLCSGAALTRAFRNPRSNRVINVVFAVLLIASVGVGLLL; this comes from the coding sequence GTGGATGGTTGGCTCGGCTTCGTTCTGGCCGCTCTTGCGCTGGTCGGAAGTCCCGGTCCGGCCACACTGAGTCTTGCGGCGACCGGTGCCGCATTCGGCGCCCGTCGTGGCCTCGGCTACATGGCCGGGATCATCGGCGGCATGATGGCCGTGATGGGGATTGTCGCCACCGGTGTCATGGGCGTCGTGCTGGCGCTGCCGGGTGCGACGCCCGTGGTGGCCACCCTGGCGGCAGGGTATTTCGTCTATCTCGCTTATCGCATCGCCACGGCGCCGCCACTGACCGGGCGGCCCGACACCGATCGCCAGCCATCGTTCACCGCGGGCGTGCTGCTGTCACTGATCAATCCGAAGGGATACGCCGCCATGGCGGCGTTGTTCTCCGGCTTCGTGCTGGTCCATGAGCGCCTTGCGCTGGATGCCGCGATGAAGGTAGGCGTGCTGTCGCTGCTGATCGCCGCGGTCAATGTGGCCTGGCTTTGTTCCGGCGCAGCGCTGACGCGTGCCTTTCGCAATCCCCGCAGCAACCGCGTCATCAATGTGGTCTTCGCAGTTCTCTTGATTGCATCGGTCGGCGTCGGGCTGCTGCTTTAG
- a CDS encoding ABC transporter substrate-binding protein yields MRFAETGFTRRTIAAFALTLAFATSASAADQVTLRVGDQKGGNRSLLEISGLAKDLPYKIEWSEFPAAAPILEALNAGALDVGYTGDLSFLTVYAAGAPIKAIGGTRSDARTQAILVRNDSPIKAAADLKGKKLAGTRGGWGQFLISATLEKAGYKIEDATFAPLGPVDAKIALVAGSIDGWAVWEPYVSFAVLKDNARVVADGQGLTPTITFIVASDSAIATKRAAVADFLQRLDKARLWSLDHIAEYAKNTSELTKLPEDVLARAYTAQRTSPIVIDDAVVREFQAASDRATRYGIVSKQVDVSKSVDRSFTAGAAGSN; encoded by the coding sequence ATGAGATTTGCTGAAACTGGCTTCACACGACGCACGATTGCCGCTTTTGCGCTCACGCTTGCGTTTGCAACGTCGGCTTCCGCGGCGGACCAGGTGACGCTGCGGGTCGGCGACCAAAAAGGCGGCAACCGGTCGCTACTGGAGATCTCGGGCCTCGCCAAGGACCTGCCCTACAAGATCGAATGGTCGGAATTCCCGGCGGCCGCGCCCATCCTGGAAGCCCTCAACGCCGGCGCGCTCGATGTCGGCTACACCGGCGATCTCTCGTTCCTGACGGTCTATGCGGCCGGCGCGCCGATCAAGGCGATTGGCGGCACCCGCTCCGACGCGCGCACCCAGGCGATCCTGGTGCGCAACGATTCACCGATCAAAGCCGCCGCCGATCTCAAGGGCAAAAAGCTGGCCGGCACGCGCGGCGGCTGGGGTCAGTTCCTGATCTCAGCGACACTGGAAAAGGCCGGTTACAAGATCGAGGACGCCACCTTCGCGCCGCTCGGCCCGGTGGATGCCAAGATCGCACTGGTTGCCGGATCGATCGACGGCTGGGCGGTGTGGGAGCCGTACGTTTCCTTCGCCGTACTCAAGGATAATGCCCGCGTCGTGGCCGACGGCCAAGGGCTGACCCCGACCATCACCTTCATCGTTGCGTCCGACAGCGCCATTGCGACCAAGCGCGCGGCCGTCGCCGATTTCCTGCAGCGGCTCGACAAGGCGCGGCTGTGGTCGCTCGACCATATCGCCGAGTATGCGAAGAACACGTCGGAGCTGACGAAACTGCCCGAGGACGTGCTGGCCCGCGCCTACACGGCGCAACGCACCAGCCCAATCGTCATCGACGACGCCGTGGTGCGGGAGTTCCAGGCCGCGTCGGACCGCGCCACCCGCTATGGCATCGTCAGTAAGCAAGTCGACGTGAGCAAGTCCGTCGACCGCAGCTTCACCGCGGGCGCTGCCGGTTCGAATTAA
- a CDS encoding sigma-70 family RNA polymerase sigma factor, producing the protein MSMLSSTDANARDVFNRVLGELRPKLHRYTARMTGSAIDGEDVVQDAMLKAIEAFSVAGTIVNVEGWMFRIIHNTTLDYLRRRGRQSALYADSDPDMVADPASVMSEHEIAATSLRTFMQLPPAHRSCVILMDVLGHSLQEIADLSGLTIPAVKAALHKGRLRLRELAQTPDGRAPSVLDEAERGRLAAYVDRFNARDFDALRDLLADDVRLDLLGKSRLQGRKDVSRYFENYARLVDLRVAVGMADGRLALLVFETDKPAQGPIYIVVLEWREGRIAHIRDFHYARYAMADIELGG; encoded by the coding sequence ATGAGCATGTTGTCCTCCACCGACGCAAACGCCCGTGACGTCTTCAACCGGGTGCTGGGCGAGCTGCGTCCGAAACTGCATCGTTATACCGCGCGCATGACCGGCTCTGCGATCGATGGTGAAGACGTGGTGCAGGACGCCATGCTGAAGGCGATCGAAGCGTTCTCGGTGGCGGGGACCATCGTCAATGTGGAGGGCTGGATGTTCCGGATCATCCACAACACCACGCTGGATTATCTGCGCCGCCGCGGCCGGCAGAGCGCGCTGTATGCCGACAGCGATCCCGACATGGTAGCCGATCCCGCGTCGGTGATGAGCGAACATGAGATTGCGGCCACCAGCCTGCGCACGTTCATGCAGTTGCCGCCGGCCCATCGCAGTTGCGTCATCCTGATGGACGTGCTCGGGCATTCGCTGCAGGAGATTGCCGATCTCTCCGGGCTTACCATTCCCGCGGTCAAGGCGGCGCTGCACAAGGGCCGGCTGCGGCTGCGCGAACTGGCGCAGACGCCCGATGGCCGTGCTCCGTCGGTGCTCGACGAGGCCGAGCGCGGACGGCTCGCCGCTTATGTCGATCGTTTCAATGCGCGGGATTTCGATGCGCTGCGCGACCTCCTGGCCGACGATGTCCGGCTTGATCTGCTCGGCAAGAGCCGGTTGCAGGGGCGCAAGGACGTCTCGCGCTATTTCGAGAACTATGCACGCCTGGTCGACCTGCGTGTTGCGGTCGGGATGGCTGATGGCCGGCTGGCGCTTCTTGTGTTCGAGACGGACAAGCCGGCCCAGGGGCCGATCTACATCGTGGTGCTGGAGTGGCGCGAAGGCCGGATCGCGCATATCCGCGATTTTCACTATGCGCGTTACGCGATGGCAGACATCGAACTCGGTGGTTGA